The Lutibacter sp. A64 genome segment ACCAATCAGAACATTCTAAATTCAGAGATTTTCCCATCAAGAATGATTCGTGATAAACGTTATAAATACATCAGAAATTTTAATTCATTAGAAGTTGTTGAACAAAATTTAACAGGAAAACCAAATGTAGATTATTTTATAAAAAGAGGAGCAAACAAATTTAAAAACGAACCTTTTGAAGAATTGTACGATTTAGAAAATGATCCTTTTGAACAAAACAACTTAGCAAATAACCCTGAATTTAAGTTGATGAAAAAGCAATTAGTAACAGATATGTTTACTTGGATGAAAGCTCAAGGCGATATTTTGGATGAAACAATTGGGAATATGCCAATTATTACGCCCAAAGGTAAAAAAGGATTCAAGTTAGACCAAGATACACCTCGAAGAAAAATTCCAGATTCTATAAAAAATTCACTCACAAAAGACGATTATATCGTTATAAAACATTGGTAATATTATGATGATAAAAAAACTTTTTACTTACATATTTGCTTTATCCATTCTTTTAGTTTCCTGTAAATCCTCAAAAGAGAAAACTGAAGCTACTCAAAATCAAAAACCAATGAATGTTTTGTTCATTGCTATAGATGATTTACGTCCAGAGTTAAATATTTATGGGGCAAAACATATAAAATCTCCAAATTTAGATAAACTAGCTAGTGAAAGTTTGGTCTTTAATAGAGCCTATTGCAATGTACCTGTTTGTGGTGCTTCAAGAGCCAGTTTACTAACCAGTATTCTACCAACAAAAACACGTTTTATAGATTATAGAGCAAAAGCAGAAGAAGATGTTCCAAATGCAAAAACATTACCAGGTCTTTTTAAAGAAGCTGGTTATACAAGTATTTCTAATGGAAAAATTTTTCATTATAATAAAGATGTTCAAGAAGCAAGTTGGAGCGAAAACCCTTGGATGCCAAAAGGAGGACATAGAGTAAGTTATGACCCTAAAACTAACGGCGTGATTATGAAATCTGGAAATGGACGTGTTTATGAAGCTCCAGAAGTTGATGATAGTGCTTATCCAGATTATAAAATCGCACAAAAAACGATCAAAGATTTACGCCGTTTTAAAGAATCAGGAGAATCATTTTTTATGGCTTGCGGATTTTTTAGACCTCATATGCCTTTTTATGCACCTAAAAAATACTGGGATTTATATGAACGAGATTCAATAGAGATTGCAGATAATCGTCATTTGCCTGAAAATGCTCCAAAATCTTTAAGAGGTAGTGGAGAATTTAAGAGCTATAGCTTTGGTGATTATAAACCCAATACTGTAGAATTTCACAAAATGATGCGCCATGGATATTATGCTTGCGTTAGTTATGTAGATCAGTTAGTTGGTGAAGTTTTAAATGAGCTTGAAACACTTGGATTGGCAAAAAATACAATTGTAGTAGTTTGGGGAGATCATGGTTGGCATTTGGGAGAGCATGAGTTTTGGGGAAAACACAATACTTTACATAACGCTTTACAGGTACCTTTAGTGGTAAAAGTTCCAGGAAAATCAACAGGAAAACATACTGAAGCATTGGTAGAAAGTGTAGATATTTATCCAACTCTCTGCGATTTGGCAAACATACCTGTACCAAATTATATTATGGGAAAAAGTTTTAAAGCTACTTTAGATAATCCTGAGAAGTCTTTTAGAGCATATACTTATGCTCGTTTTAAAAAAGCAGATGCTATAGTAACCGATGATTTTACTTATTCTCTGTTTGAAAATGGAGAAGAGATGTTATATAATCGTAAACATGATCCAGCAGAAAATAAGAATATGGTTGCAGATGTTAAATATAAAGAGGTGCTTAAAGAAATGCGAAATGCATTAAAAAGAAAACAAGAAAAGGCAAATAAATACAAATAAAAGAACTTGCTGTTGAATTGAGAGCAAAGTGGGGGAAAGATTTTCTTGTTGATACTAGATCTTCAAAATCCAAACATTAGTGATTGAGATGGTTTTCTAATATGAGTTTTGTTTTAGATGGAAATAATTGTTTTAAATGAAGTAAAATAATTCAATAATTTTTTCACACCAAATTCACCAGTATTATTAAAAAAGAAGAATTAAATTGTAAAACCATAATCATGAAGTTAACATTACATACTATAATTTTTACAACCCTATTAGGCGTATTTATAATGTTTAATACCTTAGCACAAGTCAAAGTAATTAACGAAAGCATTAGTAATGTTGATGAAAGTGCACTTAATTTTGACGGAAAGTATTCTAGTGCTATAAATGGAAGAACATTTCAAAAAGATGCATTAATTTCCCATAAAGGGTATCAGTACGTTGTTTATTACAATAGTGAACGTCGTGTTTGTATTAGTCGTAGGTCACTGCCAAATGGTGAATGGAAAACCATTCGTTTTATGGACTATCATTTTAAAAGTAGCGATTCGCATAATGCAATATCAATGGGGATTTGCCCAAATGATGGTACCATACATGTAGCATTTGACCATCATGTAGATACGCTTCATTATAGAGTGTCTATAAAAGGCTTAGCAAATAATCCTAAAACTATGAAATGGGATGCGAGTTCATTTGGTCCAATTTTACCTGAGCTAGAGAAAGGAAAACCTTTTAAATTAACGTATCCAAAATTTTGGCAAACACCAGAAGGGAATCTTCAATTCAACTATCGTGTTCGCGGTTCAGGAAATGGAGATAGAATGTTGGTAGATTATAATGCTGCTATTGGAAAATGGGAAAACACACGCCAAATTGATAGTGCTGAGGGTATTTTTAAAGACGCTTTAGGTGTAAGTGATTCAAGATGTTCTTATCCCAATGGTTACGATTATGACAACGAAGGAACATTGCATGCAACTTGGGTTTGGAGAGAGAATAGTCAAGGTGCAAATCACGATTTAGTGTATGTATATAGTAAAGATAAAGGAAATACATGGAAAAATAATGTAGGAAAATCTTTAAAGGAAATTCCTCAGGTTAATTCAGAAGGAATTGTTGTAGCTCCTATTCGTAGAGAGTTGGGGTTAATGAATGATCACGGGCAAGCAATTGATTCTAAAAATCGTATACATGTTGTAATGTACCATAGTACTGAGAAAACTATTAAAGACTCAGGTAGTGTTTTAGGTGCATCACGCTGGGGGCCAGGAGAGGCAAGGCGTTATCACCACTACTGGAGAGACGTTAATGGACAGTGGCAACATTTTGAAATGGATCTTAAGGTAGGAAACCGACCAAAAGTATTTGTTGATAACCAAGATAATTTAATTATGATTTATGCAGGTAGTAATAATTTAGTTATTGAAAATAATGATCAAGATAATAGAGATTTAATAATTGCAGTGGCTACAGCTAAAAATAATTGGAAAGATTGGCATATTCAACATACAGTAAAAGGACCTTATATGAATGATATGTTAGGTGATTTTTATCGTTGGAAAGAGGAAAGTGTTTTATCTGTTATACTTCAAGATGTTCCAAATGGGAACAAAGAATCGAGTACTTTAAAAGTAGTAGATTTAATTTTCAAATAAATATAAAATTAGAATATAGTTAAGAGAAAAATGGCTAAAAAATCTCTTTTCAAAAGTTAAAAAATTAAACAAATGAGAAGTCTATTCATTTTAATCTTAGTAGTGTTTTTATTTTCAAACTGTTATTAATCAAAGCAATCTAAATAATTAAAAGCGGTCCAGGGAAAAATAAATAAAGTTGAGCAACCTTTAGTTATTCAGTTTATTATAGATGGTTTAATGAAAGATGCTGCTGAGACGGCTATTGCGGAGGGAGCTGAGAACTTAAAATATTTTGCTGAAAATGGAGTTTTGGTACAAGACGCCTATTCTAATAGTCCGGTAGGTAGAGTAAAATTACCAGATGGAAGTGAGCCTTGGGGAGGTGCATCTCTACCCAATATTGGCATGCACACAGGAACGCATGTTTTTGAAACACAAGATTTAGATGATATTTTTTTATCAGCAAAACTAAAAGGAATTAAATCGGTTTATGTTGGAGGGCATACCTTGTATGATGTTTTTATAACTGCAAATTTTCATTATGCAGAGATAATGCCCGACACTAAAGTAGTTGACTTAGCCATAAAACAAATCAAGGAAGATGGTGCAAGATTAGTGCGTTTGCATTTACAAGAAATTAGAAGTTCTTGGAAAGGTTCACAAGGAAAAACAAATCCAGATTCTAAATATATTAAAGCAATTTTAAATGCTGATGCTGAATTAGGAAAGCTTGTTACATTTTTGAAAAATGAAGGTTTATGGGAAACCTCATTTTTTATTATATCAGCAGATCACGGTATGGGAACTTTAAAAAAGAGTAATCACCTTTCAGAACAATTATCTTCTTGGCAGATTTATATGAATTTTTATGGACCAAGTGTAAAAAAAAGGAGCAAAAATCCCTTATGCTGAATCTCCCGATGTGGCTTTAATGACTAATTATTTTATGGGCTCACCGCCATTAAAAGGTTATACTTCAAAAGTAAACTATCTAAAAAAATCAACTACTACGGGTGTTTTTTTTAAAAATATACTCAATGGTAATTTGGAAGATTTAGATCATCCTTGGTGGATAAAAACTTATTTAGATGCTAATGCAGGTCCGCCTCCAAATGATTATCTTCATTACAGGCAAGCAATGATTAATTTTATTAATAATCATGAAATTAAATAGTATTTTGCTATTTTATAATTTGTAACCATATGTACTTGTTTTTGAAACTTAGATAAGTTTTTTAAAACAGGTTTAACAATTAAAATAAACTTATGAATTAGTACTCATCTTAAAAAAGATGGCAATTCTTTTAAAAACAATAAGGTTATCAATGCTGTTAAAATAAAACGGTAATAAGCACTATTTTTAAGAATGAAATTCATCAATTTAAAATTATAGGTGAGTTAATTAATTTATACTTTAACAGAAGTTTTATATATTCGTTATGGTTAAATTAACTTTTAAATTTATAATACCTAATTCTACAAATATACATGTATAAAAAATTTTTATTTTTTTTTGTTGGATATTTTATTTTCATGCTTTTTGGTTATTCTCAAGAAATTAATAATTTCAAATTTATTGATATAAAAGAAGGTATTACAAAACGTGCCGTTTCAGCAATAAAACAAGATTCAGAAGGTTTTATTTGGTTTGGAACAAATGGTGCAGGGTTATACAGGTATGACGGAATTAATTATAAATTATACGAGTACCAATGGGATCAGTTAAATTCTTTAAATAGTAGTTTAATAAATTCAATATTTGAAGATAGTACAGGGAAATTATGGATATGTACAGATGAAGGCTTGAATTTGTATAACAAAGAGTTTGATAATTTTGTACGAATAAATTTAAATAGTAGTTTACCTGCAGCAGAGAATTATACAATTCAGATTAAAACAGTTGAAGAGTTAAATGAAGATGAACTTATAGTTGGCACCTATGGTTATGGCTCTTTATTTAAAGTAAATAAATCTACTTTTAGATCAGAGATTATTCCTTTTAATGAAGAATTATCCGATAGTTTTTTGATCAATTCAATATTAAAAGTTTCCAAAAATAAATTTTACATAGGATCATCAAACGGATTGTATCTTTTTGATTTTGAAAACAAGGAAAAAATTATTCACAACAAAATTATTTCAGAGGTTTCAATTGAGACACTTTTTAAAGATTCAACAAATAATTTATGGATTGGAACAAGAAATGAAGGTCTATACAAAATATCGTTAAGTTCATCAAAAAAGGAAGTTTTCAATTATAAATTTACAAACAAAAGAATATTATCGATTATAGAGTATGATAACCATATAATTTGTGGAATAGAAAATGAAGGACTTGTTATTGTAAATAAGCAAGGAGAAGTTATTTATCAATACTTGCATAATAATATGGATAAGAATAGTTTAAAATCAAATTCAGTATGGTCTTTATTAGTTGATAATGAGCAGAGGATTTGGATTGGTTTTTATAATAGAGGTGTTGCTGTTGTTGATAATTTATATAATAAGTTTAATTCAATTCAAAATATAACAAACGATCCAAACTCATTACAAGGAATTTCAGTTACAGGAATTCAAGAAGATAAAAAAAATAGACTTTGGATAGCAACAGATGGAGGAGGGGTTGATATATATGACAAAGAAAGAAATACGTTTTTTCATATAAATAGCAAAGAGAATTCTGGATTTGGGAAAATTTTGAGTAATGATGTAACAGCAATTTATATAGATAAAAAAGAACGAATTTGGTTAGGGAGTTGGACTAGTGGATTAACCAAATTTAATTTTAAAACCAAAGAGTTTTCAAATTTTTCTGTTAAAAATAGTAACATAAAATCGAATAGGGTTTTAAGTATAGATGAAGATTCTAAAGGGGTTATATGGATTGGTACATTTTTAAAAGGGCTTCATTTTCTTAAAGTAAAAAATAATGAAATTATTCATTGTAATACAAAAGAATTTTTAAAATATGATATTAACAATGCAGATATAAGAAAAGTATTTGTAGACAACGAGGACATTGTTTGGTTAGGAACAACAAATGGATTATTTCAAGTAAAACAAGTTAACAACAATAAACTAAAAGTTATTTCATTTAGAGATAAAATGTCTGTTAAATTAAGAAACCATTCAAGTACACACAGAATACTCTCAATAACGCAATCTAAAGATGGGTTAATTTGGATAGGAACTGATGGAGGAGGATTGTTTAGTTATAATAAAGATTCTAAAGAATTTATTTGGTATAATGAAATTGAGGGTTTTAAGGAAATGTACGTAAGCTCTATTGTTGAAAGTAATAATGGTATTATTTGGGTTGCAGGAACAGGAGGAATTACAAAATTAGATAGAGCAAACAATACAGCATTTAATTATACCAAAGATGATGGGTTGTTGGTAAATGATTTTAATTACAATGCTGTTTTAAAAAGTAGAACTGGCGAATTATTTTTTGGAGGTTATTTAGGCGTAAATTATTTTCATCCTGATAAAATGAAAAAGAATAAGATAGAACCAAAATTGTTTTTTACGGATTTCAAATTGTTTAACAAATCTGTTAGTCCTTCTAAAAAAGGTTCGTTACTTTCAAAATCAATTTCTAGCACAAAAAATATCACATTAAAATATAGTCAGTCAGTTTTTACTATTGATTATATAGGTTTGAATTATACAAGACCAGAAAAGCACCAATACGCCTATTTTATGGAGGGTGTTGATCCAGAATGGAATTATGTTGGAAACAATAAAAGTGCAACATATACTAATTTATCAGCAGGAGAGTATGTGTTTAATGTAAAGGCAAGAAATAATGATGGAGTTTGGACAAAAAAACCATTAAAACTAAATATTAAAGTGTTGCCACCTTGGTATTTAACTAATTGGGCGTATGTTGTATATTTAGTATTATTTGTTGGGTTAATTTTTGCCATAAATTGGATTTTACAACAAAGATTTAAAGAGAAACAAGCCGTAAAATTTGAACGAGATAAACGTATTCAAGAAGAAAAACTAAACAATAAAAAGTTACAATTTTTTACTAATATTTCACATGAATTTAGAACACCATTAACGTTAATATTAAATCCATTACAGGATTTGTTAAAAGATAAAAAAATAGAATTTTCAGAGGAAGCAAATGAAAAGTTAAACATCATTCAGAAAAATGCAGAAAGATTAAACAGATTAATTAATGAGTTAATGGATTTTAGAAAATTAAAATCGAATAAAATTCAGTTAAAACCCGAAAAAGTAAATATTATTTCTTTTGTAAATGAAGTAGTTAGTTGCTTTAAAGAAGAGGCAGCTCATAGAAAAATTGAGTTGGTTTTTGAATCTAAAAGTGAAAACTTTCAATCATATATAGATAAACAAATGATTGAAAAAGTATTATTCAATATTATATCAAATGCTTTTAAAGTAACACCTGATAAAGGTAAAATTATAGTTTTAACCAAAAAAATAGAAAAACCTAAGTATTTAGAATTAGTGAATCCTAATAAAAATGTAGAAGCATTTGAAATTATTGTTAAAGACACAGGAAAGGGACTTTCAAAAAAAGAGTTAACAAAAATTTTCGAGCGTTTTTATCAAGTAAATAAATTAAATAAAGGCTATTATGGGAGCACAGGAATAGGGTTAGAAGTTGTAAAAGATTTTATAGAATTACACAAAGGTGAAATTGAAGTAAATAGTAAGGTAAATAAAGGCACACAGTTTAGAGTAATACTTCCAATAATTAATAAAAATCCAAAATTTATAGATGAAGAAGCAGAAATTGACGAAAAACTATCAGATGTTATTCTAAACTTTGACACCACTTTACACCCTGAAATTCAGCAGCCAGAGAGTATTGATAAAAAAACATACACTTTATTAATTATAGAAGACAATACCGAATTAAGAAATTATTTAAGGTCTGTATTAGAAAAATCATACAAAGTTGTTACTGCATCAAATGGAAAAATAGGGTTGGAAAAAGCTTTAAAAAAATTACCAGATGTTATTTTAACAGATGTAGTAATGCCAGAAATGGATGGTGTTGAGTTATGTAAAGCCATAAAAACCAATTTAAAAACAAGCCATATTCCATTATTAATGTTGTCGGCAAAATCTATGGTTGAAGATAAGGTAAAAGGATTAGATTCTGGTGCCGATGCATATATCAGCAAGCCTTTTAGTATGGAGATTCTAAAATCTACTTTATCACAATTAATATCTAGTAGACAAATTATTTTTAATAAGTTTTATACGGGAGTTTCAAACAAAACAAAAGAAAACACTACAACTTTAGATAATCAATTTATACAAAAAGCATTAAAGTATATAGAATTACATTTAGCAGACCCTAATTTAACAGCAGAATCATTAGCCGAAGAAATGTTCTTAAGTAGAAGTCAATTATATAGAAAACTAAAAACATTAACAGGTACATCAGTAAATGAATTTATTAGAAATGTTAGATTAGAAAAAGCAAAACAATTAATACAAAGCAAACAATTTACAGTTAGTGATATTGTATATAAAGTTGGTTTTGCTTCACCATCATACTTCACTAAATGTTTTAAAAAACGTTTTGGAAAATTACCTACAGAAGTTAAATAAAATATTATTGAATAATATAAATTTATTTAACGTATCTAAAGTTCTTAAAATTATTTAGTTATATTGTTCTGAGACAATAATACAATTGAATGCAACAAATATGTTATTACTTAATTAAAGTTAAATGTAATTTTAATTAGAATTTTTTGAAAACGTTTTAGTAATGCTAGATAAAAATTCAAAACACAAATTTATTTAACCAAATAGTAAAATTAATTATGAACAACAAATTTGTAAAAAAGTTATTTTTTCTGTTGATATTATTATCCGGAAGCGTAATTTTTAGTCAAACTGTTACAGGAACAGTCTCCAGTGGAGACGTACCATTACCTGGAGCAAGTATTTTAGTTAAAGGTACCGACAATGGTACTATATCTGATTTTGATGGGAATTTTATTTTAGAACAAGTTCCATTAAATGCCACATTAATTGTTAGTTATGTTGGGTTTCAAACTCAAAATGTAGCACTTAATGGTAAAACAACCATCAATATTACTTTGAACGAAGATGCTCAATCTTTAGATGAAGTTGTAATTATTGGATATGGAGCTGTTAAAAAAAGTGATTTAACAGGAGCTATTGCAACAGTAAAAGCTGATGCTTTAGAAGATCAACCATTTACAGGAGTTGATCAAGCCTTACAAGGTAAAGTTTCAGGAGTAACTGTAATGCAAAATTCTGGAGCACCAGGAGGAGGCGTTTCTGTTAGAGTACGAGGAATAACTTCATTAACGGGTAATAATGAACCATTGTATGTAATAGATGGAGTTCCAGTTGAAGCAGATTCTAATAATGATTCGTTTTCTTTTTCATCATTAGGAGGTGGAAATGGGCAAACAAAAGTTAGTGCACTATCTAGCATAAACCCTTCAGATATAGAATCTATGCAGGTATTAAAAGATGCATCAGCAACGGCTATTTATGGTTCAAGAGCATCTAATGGGGTAGTTTTAATAACAACTAAAAAGGGAAAGAATGGTAAATCAACTATTTCCTATGAATCTTATTTAGGTTATCAAAGCACACCAACATATATAGATTTAATGAATCTACAAGAATATGCAGAATTCTATAAAGAAATAGCAGCAGTTAGAGGGCAATCAGTTCCCTTAGAGTTACAAAATACAGCTTTATTAGGAAGTGGAACTAATTGGCAAAAAGAAATATTTCAAGTGGCTCCAATTATGAATCATCAAGTTTCTGTAAAAGGAGGAACAGAAAAAACAAAATTTTATACATCAATAAACTATTTTGATCAAGAAGGTATAGTTATTAATTCAGATTTTAACAGAGTCGCTATCCGATTAAATTTAGACCACAAAGTAAATGATTGGTTCAAAGTTGGAAATAATATTACTGTAAGTAAATCACGCGAACATATAACTTTTAATGATGATGAAAGTGGTGTAATTAGTAGTGCTGTTAGACAGTCGCCTGGTGTTCCAGTAAAATATTCAGATGGAAGTTGGGGAGGACCAACAGATAACACAGGAGTTAGTAATGGTAGAAACCCAGTTGCTTGGGCAGAAATTAGAAATAACCAATTAGATCGTTTTAAAATAAACGGAAACTTTTTTGGAGAATTTTCAATTTTAAAAGATTTTACATTTAGAACTGAATTAGGTTATGATTATAATACCACTAAAGTAGCAGTATTTAATCCAACTTATGAAATGGGAATAGAGTCCAATAGTGTTGCAACTTCAGCTAAACAAAATACAGATAGCTTTTACTGGATTTATAAAAACTATTTAAACTACAACAAAACAATAGGCAAACATTCTATTAACGCAATGGTCGGTCAGGAATCTCAAGAATCTAAATGGGAAGGAGTTAGTTTAAGCAGAAGAGATTTCTTAACCAATGATATTAGCACAATTAATTTAGGAGATGAAGATACGGCTAGAAATAATAACTGGAAAGGTACTTGGAGTTTAATGTCATACTTTGGGCGAGTAAATTATTCATTTGATAGTAAGTATTTGTTAACAGCAACTATGCGTGCCGATGCTTCGTCAAACTTTGGAGACAATAACAAATGGGGATATTTTCCATCATTTTCTGCTGCTTGGGTATTAAGTAATGAAAACTTTATGGAAAGTACTGAAGATATCATCAGTTTAGCAAAGGTAAGAATTGGATATGGTGAAGTAGGAAATCAAAACATTGGTGGTTATAAATATGGAGCAGCGTTAAGAAATGTTGCAACTGCATACGGTACGGGGTTTACACAGCAAAACATTGCAAATCCAGATGTTAAATGGGAATCTACCAAGTCTACAAACTTAGGTATAGAGTTAGGTTTTATTGATAATAAAATAAAGTTAGATTTAGATTTGTATAAGAAAACTTCAGCAGATTTCTTATTTCAAGAGCCATTGCCAAGTTATTTAGGAGCTTATAATGTAGCCTCTTATTTAGGGTTACAACCTCCATTTGTAAATTTAGGTGAAATGGAAAATAAGGGTATTGATGTAATGTTAACAACACGTAACATTTCAAACGATAATTTTAATTGGACAAGTTCTTTTGTTTTTTCAAAATAC includes the following:
- a CDS encoding sulfatase, with amino-acid sequence MNVLFIAIDDLRPELNIYGAKHIKSPNLDKLASESLVFNRAYCNVPVCGASRASLLTSILPTKTRFIDYRAKAEEDVPNAKTLPGLFKEAGYTSISNGKIFHYNKDVQEASWSENPWMPKGGHRVSYDPKTNGVIMKSGNGRVYEAPEVDDSAYPDYKIAQKTIKDLRRFKESGESFFMACGFFRPHMPFYAPKKYWDLYERDSIEIADNRHLPENAPKSLRGSGEFKSYSFGDYKPNTVEFHKMMRHGYYACVSYVDQLVGEVLNELETLGLAKNTIVVVWGDHGWHLGEHEFWGKHNTLHNALQVPLVVKVPGKSTGKHTEALVESVDIYPTLCDLANIPVPNYIMGKSFKATLDNPEKSFRAYTYARFKKADAIVTDDFTYSLFENGEEMLYNRKHDPAENKNMVADVKYKEVLKEMRNALKRKQEKANKYK
- a CDS encoding BNR repeat-containing protein; its protein translation is MKLTLHTIIFTTLLGVFIMFNTLAQVKVINESISNVDESALNFDGKYSSAINGRTFQKDALISHKGYQYVVYYNSERRVCISRRSLPNGEWKTIRFMDYHFKSSDSHNAISMGICPNDGTIHVAFDHHVDTLHYRVSIKGLANNPKTMKWDASSFGPILPELEKGKPFKLTYPKFWQTPEGNLQFNYRVRGSGNGDRMLVDYNAAIGKWENTRQIDSAEGIFKDALGVSDSRCSYPNGYDYDNEGTLHATWVWRENSQGANHDLVYVYSKDKGNTWKNNVGKSLKEIPQVNSEGIVVAPIRRELGLMNDHGQAIDSKNRIHVVMYHSTEKTIKDSGSVLGASRWGPGEARRYHHYWRDVNGQWQHFEMDLKVGNRPKVFVDNQDNLIMIYAGSNNLVIENNDQDNRDLIIAVATAKNNWKDWHIQHTVKGPYMNDMLGDFYRWKEESVLSVILQDVPNGNKESSTLKVVDLIFK
- a CDS encoding alkaline phosphatase family protein; protein product: MKDAAETAIAEGAENLKYFAENGVLVQDAYSNSPVGRVKLPDGSEPWGGASLPNIGMHTGTHVFETQDLDDIFLSAKLKGIKSVYVGGHTLYDVFITANFHYAEIMPDTKVVDLAIKQIKEDGARLVRLHLQEIRSSWKGSQGKTNPDSKYIKAILNADAELGKLVTFLKNEGLWETSFFIISADHGMGTLKKSNHLSEQLSSWQIYMNFYGPSVKKRSKNPLC
- a CDS encoding hybrid sensor histidine kinase/response regulator transcription factor: MLFGYSQEINNFKFIDIKEGITKRAVSAIKQDSEGFIWFGTNGAGLYRYDGINYKLYEYQWDQLNSLNSSLINSIFEDSTGKLWICTDEGLNLYNKEFDNFVRINLNSSLPAAENYTIQIKTVEELNEDELIVGTYGYGSLFKVNKSTFRSEIIPFNEELSDSFLINSILKVSKNKFYIGSSNGLYLFDFENKEKIIHNKIISEVSIETLFKDSTNNLWIGTRNEGLYKISLSSSKKEVFNYKFTNKRILSIIEYDNHIICGIENEGLVIVNKQGEVIYQYLHNNMDKNSLKSNSVWSLLVDNEQRIWIGFYNRGVAVVDNLYNKFNSIQNITNDPNSLQGISVTGIQEDKKNRLWIATDGGGVDIYDKERNTFFHINSKENSGFGKILSNDVTAIYIDKKERIWLGSWTSGLTKFNFKTKEFSNFSVKNSNIKSNRVLSIDEDSKGVIWIGTFLKGLHFLKVKNNEIIHCNTKEFLKYDINNADIRKVFVDNEDIVWLGTTNGLFQVKQVNNNKLKVISFRDKMSVKLRNHSSTHRILSITQSKDGLIWIGTDGGGLFSYNKDSKEFIWYNEIEGFKEMYVSSIVESNNGIIWVAGTGGITKLDRANNTAFNYTKDDGLLVNDFNYNAVLKSRTGELFFGGYLGVNYFHPDKMKKNKIEPKLFFTDFKLFNKSVSPSKKGSLLSKSISSTKNITLKYSQSVFTIDYIGLNYTRPEKHQYAYFMEGVDPEWNYVGNNKSATYTNLSAGEYVFNVKARNNDGVWTKKPLKLNIKVLPPWYLTNWAYVVYLVLFVGLIFAINWILQQRFKEKQAVKFERDKRIQEEKLNNKKLQFFTNISHEFRTPLTLILNPLQDLLKDKKIEFSEEANEKLNIIQKNAERLNRLINELMDFRKLKSNKIQLKPEKVNIISFVNEVVSCFKEEAAHRKIELVFESKSENFQSYIDKQMIEKVLFNIISNAFKVTPDKGKIIVLTKKIEKPKYLELVNPNKNVEAFEIIVKDTGKGLSKKELTKIFERFYQVNKLNKGYYGSTGIGLEVVKDFIELHKGEIEVNSKVNKGTQFRVILPIINKNPKFIDEEAEIDEKLSDVILNFDTTLHPEIQQPESIDKKTYTLLIIEDNTELRNYLRSVLEKSYKVVTASNGKIGLEKALKKLPDVILTDVVMPEMDGVELCKAIKTNLKTSHIPLLMLSAKSMVEDKVKGLDSGADAYISKPFSMEILKSTLSQLISSRQIIFNKFYTGVSNKTKENTTTLDNQFIQKALKYIELHLADPNLTAESLAEEMFLSRSQLYRKLKTLTGTSVNEFIRNVRLEKAKQLIQSKQFTVSDIVYKVGFASPSYFTKCFKKRFGKLPTEVK
- a CDS encoding SusC/RagA family TonB-linked outer membrane protein; the protein is MILLSGSVIFSQTVTGTVSSGDVPLPGASILVKGTDNGTISDFDGNFILEQVPLNATLIVSYVGFQTQNVALNGKTTINITLNEDAQSLDEVVIIGYGAVKKSDLTGAIATVKADALEDQPFTGVDQALQGKVSGVTVMQNSGAPGGGVSVRVRGITSLTGNNEPLYVIDGVPVEADSNNDSFSFSSLGGGNGQTKVSALSSINPSDIESMQVLKDASATAIYGSRASNGVVLITTKKGKNGKSTISYESYLGYQSTPTYIDLMNLQEYAEFYKEIAAVRGQSVPLELQNTALLGSGTNWQKEIFQVAPIMNHQVSVKGGTEKTKFYTSINYFDQEGIVINSDFNRVAIRLNLDHKVNDWFKVGNNITVSKSREHITFNDDESGVISSAVRQSPGVPVKYSDGSWGGPTDNTGVSNGRNPVAWAEIRNNQLDRFKINGNFFGEFSILKDFTFRTELGYDYNTTKVAVFNPTYEMGIESNSVATSAKQNTDSFYWIYKNYLNYNKTIGKHSINAMVGQESQESKWEGVSLSRRDFLTNDISTINLGDEDTARNNNWKGTWSLMSYFGRVNYSFDSKYLLTATMRADASSNFGDNNKWGYFPSFSAAWVLSNENFMESTEDIISLAKVRIGYGEVGNQNIGGYKYGAALRNVATAYGTGFTQQNIANPDVKWESTKSTNLGIELGFIDNKIKLDLDLYKKTSADFLFQEPLPSYLGAYNVASYLGLQPPFVNLGEMENKGIDVMLTTRNISNDNFNWTSSFVFSKYKNKLVSLADDNSAIFQTIEFNNTITKTAVGQPVGLYYGLISDGLFSSEEELYNSPSQGDINEDTGIWIGDIKWKDINGDNVIDDKDKTYIGNPHPDFTFSISNNLNYKNWDLALAMNGSYGNDVYNWTRKLTEGMLELNGNQSVVINNRFIKGVNENTGIPRFVFGDPNGNAGVSDRFVEDGSYLRIQNITLGYTLPSAILDKQSLISKVRFYTTIQNLYTFTNYSGYDPEIGAFNQNSMMMGIDNGRYPVPRTYMVGVNVEF